The following are encoded in a window of Oncorhynchus keta strain PuntledgeMale-10-30-2019 chromosome 10, Oket_V2, whole genome shotgun sequence genomic DNA:
- the LOC118389184 gene encoding uncharacterized protein LOC118389184 isoform X3 has product MVRMRCSCMCLEVATKVANVRQLAWVPLCGRDARTNPTPLERLLCEKVKGVRFASLDYSPGPYREHYEDYPRSFDLQTFHALDVLRQSTSASQCATETAYQEEFGLQSHLNPPDNTKFTLYSHPGPMQRLETGSEEEHFTPWQSN; this is encoded by the exons atggtcagaatgAGGTGTTCTTgcatgtgtctggaagtagctaccAAAGTAGCCAACGTTAGACAGTTAGCTTGGGTGCCGTTGTGTGGTCGGGACGCTCGGACCAACCCTACTCCGTTAGAGCGTCTACTgtgtgaaaaagtcaaggg AGTGAGGTTCGCATCCTTGGATTACTCTCCGGGGCCTTACCGTGAACACTATGAAGACTACCCGAGGAGTTTCGACCTCCAGACATTCCACGCCCTGGACGTTCTACGCCAGAGCACCAGCGCCTCTCAATGTGCCACTGAGACGGCTTACCAAGAGGAGTTTGGCCTGCAGTCCCACCTCAACc ctCCGGATAACACTAAGTTTACCCTGTACTCTCACCCTGGGCCTATGCAACGGTTGGAGACAGGGAGTGAAGAGGAACATTTTACACCATGGCAATCAAACTGA
- the LOC118389184 gene encoding uncharacterized protein C1orf100 homolog isoform X1, which translates to MIRDAIQYRFTLAHDNAEASRMAGSGAALRLHEFKEYQERRDSGSFKRQPEATLRVPRQGKDVQGLYPGQLGRIHVFHSQDHRVRFASLDYSPGPYREHYEDYPRSFDLQTFHALDVLRQSTSASQCATETAYQEEFGLQSHLNPPDNTKFTLYSHPGPMQRLETGSEEEHFTPWQSN; encoded by the exons CTGAAGCCTCCAGGATGGCCGGATCAGGGGCGGCTCTGAGACTGCATGAGTTCAAGGAGTACCAGGAAAGACGGGACTCTGGCTCATTTAAAAGACAACCCGAAGCAACACTGAG AGTACCACGTCAGGGGAAGGATGTGCAAGGTCTGTACCCTGGTCAGCTGGGTAGAATCCACGTTTTTCACTCTCAGGATCACAG AGTGAGGTTCGCATCCTTGGATTACTCTCCGGGGCCTTACCGTGAACACTATGAAGACTACCCGAGGAGTTTCGACCTCCAGACATTCCACGCCCTGGACGTTCTACGCCAGAGCACCAGCGCCTCTCAATGTGCCACTGAGACGGCTTACCAAGAGGAGTTTGGCCTGCAGTCCCACCTCAACc ctCCGGATAACACTAAGTTTACCCTGTACTCTCACCCTGGGCCTATGCAACGGTTGGAGACAGGGAGTGAAGAGGAACATTTTACACCATGGCAATCAAACTGA
- the LOC118389184 gene encoding uncharacterized protein C1orf100 homolog isoform X2 has protein sequence MAGSGAALRLHEFKEYQERRDSGSFKRQPEATLRVPRQGKDVQGLYPGQLGRIHVFHSQDHRVRFASLDYSPGPYREHYEDYPRSFDLQTFHALDVLRQSTSASQCATETAYQEEFGLQSHLNPPDNTKFTLYSHPGPMQRLETGSEEEHFTPWQSN, from the exons ATGGCCGGATCAGGGGCGGCTCTGAGACTGCATGAGTTCAAGGAGTACCAGGAAAGACGGGACTCTGGCTCATTTAAAAGACAACCCGAAGCAACACTGAG AGTACCACGTCAGGGGAAGGATGTGCAAGGTCTGTACCCTGGTCAGCTGGGTAGAATCCACGTTTTTCACTCTCAGGATCACAG AGTGAGGTTCGCATCCTTGGATTACTCTCCGGGGCCTTACCGTGAACACTATGAAGACTACCCGAGGAGTTTCGACCTCCAGACATTCCACGCCCTGGACGTTCTACGCCAGAGCACCAGCGCCTCTCAATGTGCCACTGAGACGGCTTACCAAGAGGAGTTTGGCCTGCAGTCCCACCTCAACc ctCCGGATAACACTAAGTTTACCCTGTACTCTCACCCTGGGCCTATGCAACGGTTGGAGACAGGGAGTGAAGAGGAACATTTTACACCATGGCAATCAAACTGA